A genomic window from Glycine soja cultivar W05 chromosome 10, ASM419377v2, whole genome shotgun sequence includes:
- the LOC114370044 gene encoding uncharacterized protein LOC114370044 isoform X2, which yields MTNTIVGLKPSLSLSLSIPLSHSFPFSSPLSLKPHPLFLSPKPHPFLKFANNNNNNELREQGNTQQQQQQKKPPNGSKEEEEEEKVNDWSNQRRTILGFNWRTLLDPDPDNVLALGLTGILTWASVQVLWQLLFISLAILTAAIKN from the exons ATGACTAATACGATTGTAGGGTTGAAAccctcactctcactctcactctcaaTTCCTCTTTCTCACTCTTTCCCATTCTCTTCTCCCCTTTCTCTCAAACCCcaccctctctttctctcccccaAACCACACCCATTTCTCAAATTcgcaaacaacaacaacaacaatgaattGAGGGAACAGGGTAACACAcagcaacaacagcagcaaAAAAAACCACCCAATGGttccaaagaagaagaagaagaagaaaaggttaACGATTGGAGCAATCAAAGACGAACCATTTTGGGGTTCAATTGGAGGACCCTTTTGGACCCTGACCCCGACAACGTCCTTGCACTTGGATTAACCGGTATTCTCACTTGGGCAAGCGTGCAAGTCCTCTGGCAGCTCTTGTTCATCTCCTTGGCCATTCTCACTGCTGCCATCAA GAATTGA